Within Runella rosea, the genomic segment TACAAGATAAAAAACGGGATGATGCAACCGCCCCCAATCGTAGCGCTTGGCATTGACCAACAAACTCAACATGGTCAGAATCAGCGACGCATCAATAAATACACCAAAGGGAAGGTCTACGGTCAGAAAACGCGCCGCAACGCCAATCAAAAAATTGAGTTGAAGGTATAACAACAGACCGATACGCGGCTCGGCAAAAACACCAATCAACACAAAACAGGCAATGGGCAGTACAACCGCAACGCCAGCCCCTGCAATACCCAACGCCGCAATCAAATAGCCGCACGTAAGCGTACACACCATGCCTACCATGCCGTAAAGCCAAAATTTTGACTGTTCGTTGTTGAGTAAAGATACCATTCAATACGCCCTTTTTTACCTATTCCACTTTCAGCAACACATCATCGGCCCGGCGAACTTTTTCCCACGTTCCTGATTGTTTACCACGCAAGTATCGTACCAATCCTGCCAAAGCGCACGCGTTCATAAACGTAAAATAAAAGGGGACAAAGAGTAATTTCCAGCGCAAACGGCGTTGCTCCAATTGATAGCCTACCCACGCCGCCCCGTAGAACAGACATTGCAGGACAAATAGCGTGATCCAAGCGGTGCCCATCGGCGATGGCGATTGAAAAGCCGAGTAAGCCAACCACGCGTTGAGCAGAAATATCAGCGGCAGACAGATCGGGGCCACGGCCCATCTGAACACGCGGTGCGACACGTATTCAAAGCACAAAATGCCGTATTTGAAGGGATTTAGCAAATAACTCAGGCGTACAATGGATTGAAAACCACCCGCCGCAATACGTATTTTTCGCTTTTGTTCATCCAAAATCGAAAATGAGGGGTGCTCCAAGGCATAAGCATCAGGCTCATATGCTACTTTATAACCTTTGCCCGCAATGCGGAGCGAAATAATAAAATCATCCAAGATGGTATCGGGTTCAACGTGCTCATACAGCTCCGTTCGTACCGCAAACAGCTCACCAGCTGCTCCCACAATGGTATGTAATTCCGAATCCCAGCGTTTGAGCTGCGATTCATATTTCCAATACAAGCCCTCTCCCGACCCCGCCGCCGACTCGTCGTCGTTGGTCAGGATTCGTTTTTCTCCCGCTACCGCGCCCACAATCGGGTCCTGAAAATGCCGAACAATGTTTTTGATGGCTTCTTTATTCAGTTGTGTGTTAGCGTCCGTAAAAATTACAATCGGGGTTTTTACATATTTCAGTGCTTCATTCATGGCCGCCACTTTGCCCCGGCGCTCGGTGCCGCCAAGTACATCCACTTCTTGTCCGTAATGTGCTTTAATCCATTCTGTAGAACCGTCGGTGGAGCCTTCTGTGACAAATAAAAATCGAATTTTAGAACGCGGATATTCTTGCCCCAACGAATTGGCGATTTTGGCGGGTAAACACGAAAGTTCATTGTAAGCAGGAACCACCAAGGTTACCTCAGGTGAATAGGATTGATCGGTTTTGACGGAAGAGCGTTTTCCACGGATACGAATGAGTAACCACACCACCAATCCGTATCCGAGATAGGTGTAGACCACAAGACCGATACAAACGAGGAGTAAAATTTCTGCCATTTTTTCCGAAGGAGTTATATTTTGTAAGGTTTATCCAACGCCACCGACGGAATAATGTCACCATTTTGGTTGACCTTATGGGTCAGGTTCCAGGCGATGGCATCCTTGATGGCTTTCAGATACTTCGTTTGTCCGCGCACTAAATGGACCAACGCGGCTTTGGGCAGGGCCAACAGAAAGTAGTACAAACAGAAAGTAACCAAGGTCATGCCCGTCACGTTTCGGCGCATAAAAAGCAGGCGGTTGCGGGTATGATAATACGCTTTGAGCGGATTGGCTTTGCCCACACTCATGGATTCGCGGTGGTAAATGAGGGCCTTGGCCTCGTAATAAATCTTAAATCCAGCCCGTCGAATTCGCGCCGACCAGTCGAGTTCTTCGTAGTATAAAAAATAACTATCTTCCAACGAACCCGCTTTCTCAATGACTTCCCGCCGCACCATCATCGCGGCTCCGTGCGCAAAATACGTAGCGCCCGACACATCATGCTGTCCTTTATCTTCTTCCTGCAACCCAATGGCCCACGTGCGGCCCGTAAGGCGGTCTAGCGGACGATAACCCGCGTATTGAAGAATGGTAGGGTGGTCATGATAACGAATTTTGGGGCAAACCATCCCGATCGATGAATCCGTGGCAAAAGGTGCCAACAGGTCTTCTACCAATGTGGGTGTAACGATGGTGTCGTTGTTCAATAAAAAAAAGTAATCTCCTTTGGCCTGTTTGATTCCAGCATTGTTGCCGCCCGAAAAGCCCAAATTGGCATGGGTCAGAATCACCTTCACGTTGGGGTAATGGCCTTTCTCAATCAGCGGCGTGGGGTCTTCGGCGGAGCCATTGTCTACCACAATTATTTCGACATTGGGGTACGTCAGGGTACGCGTTGATTCCAGCATGTCGCAAGTGACTTGCGCCTGATTGTAGTTGATGGTAATAAACGAGACAAGTG encodes:
- a CDS encoding glycosyltransferase family 2 protein; translation: MAEILLLVCIGLVVYTYLGYGLVVWLLIRIRGKRSSVKTDQSYSPEVTLVVPAYNELSCLPAKIANSLGQEYPRSKIRFLFVTEGSTDGSTEWIKAHYGQEVDVLGGTERRGKVAAMNEALKYVKTPIVIFTDANTQLNKEAIKNIVRHFQDPIVGAVAGEKRILTNDDESAAGSGEGLYWKYESQLKRWDSELHTIVGAAGELFAVRTELYEHVEPDTILDDFIISLRIAGKGYKVAYEPDAYALEHPSFSILDEQKRKIRIAAGGFQSIVRLSYLLNPFKYGILCFEYVSHRVFRWAVAPICLPLIFLLNAWLAYSAFQSPSPMGTAWITLFVLQCLFYGAAWVGYQLEQRRLRWKLLFVPFYFTFMNACALAGLVRYLRGKQSGTWEKVRRADDVLLKVE
- a CDS encoding glycosyltransferase family 2 protein encodes the protein MSTQPLVSFITINYNQAQVTCDMLESTRTLTYPNVEIIVVDNGSAEDPTPLIEKGHYPNVKVILTHANLGFSGGNNAGIKQAKGDYFFLLNNDTIVTPTLVEDLLAPFATDSSIGMVCPKIRYHDHPTILQYAGYRPLDRLTGRTWAIGLQEEDKGQHDVSGATYFAHGAAMMVRREVIEKAGSLEDSYFLYYEELDWSARIRRAGFKIYYEAKALIYHRESMSVGKANPLKAYYHTRNRLLFMRRNVTGMTLVTFCLYYFLLALPKAALVHLVRGQTKYLKAIKDAIAWNLTHKVNQNGDIIPSVALDKPYKI